In one window of uncultured Acetobacteroides sp. DNA:
- a CDS encoding SIMPL domain-containing protein — protein MKRLLIALFVTLSLGAFAQEQEIKQHFIEVVGSSKMEVAPDIAYFSLLLVDNPKENINVEKQEVEIAKVLKKYGVPSENLTIDKLSGIRQKVSFWGTKDVVNRKSYLLKLTNLAVSDKIIEELSSLKITSISLYKVENSQIETHKLTACELASKNAKEKAASFCKGMGVAALAPLAIYEQNLFVSGEENEYQPRLYMAKAMEDNAVGGEQEEPQQAFKNIVIKCTVRAKIEVK, from the coding sequence ATGAAGAGATTACTCATTGCACTATTCGTTACCCTTAGCCTAGGCGCGTTCGCACAGGAACAGGAAATTAAGCAGCACTTCATAGAGGTTGTTGGCAGCTCGAAGATGGAGGTAGCGCCCGACATCGCCTACTTCTCGCTGCTGCTAGTCGATAATCCTAAAGAAAATATCAACGTTGAGAAGCAGGAGGTGGAGATCGCCAAGGTGCTAAAGAAGTACGGCGTTCCATCCGAGAACCTTACCATCGACAAGCTGAGCGGCATCCGCCAAAAGGTGAGCTTCTGGGGCACCAAAGATGTGGTAAACCGTAAGTCGTACCTCCTAAAGCTTACCAATTTGGCCGTATCGGATAAGATCATCGAGGAGCTATCGTCGCTAAAGATCACCTCCATCAGCCTGTACAAGGTGGAGAATAGCCAAATCGAAACCCACAAGCTAACCGCCTGCGAGCTGGCCTCGAAGAACGCCAAGGAGAAGGCGGCATCCTTCTGCAAGGGAATGGGAGTTGCTGCCCTAGCCCCCCTAGCCATCTACGAGCAGAACCTTTTTGTATCGGGCGAGGAAAACGAGTACCAGCCCCGCCTATACATGGCCAAGGCAATGGAAGATAATGCTGTTGGTGGGGAGCAGGAAGAGCCACAACAGGCATTTAAGAACATCGTTATTAAGTGTACCGTAAGGGCCAAGATAGAGGTTAAGTAA
- a CDS encoding glycosyltransferase, with amino-acid sequence MSKQVFQSHSGTRWNSFLWAVRIFLVLLVIAVVSILFSFFHGETYSIKSLRISEKRIHVINKNPKQKKVSESEINAFIKRLKEVRKHRKNDLYKQPAAIPGDVKAYMPVRAGFYVNWDKSSAVSLKANLNNLNMVIPEWLYLKNAKGDVEMKVDKNIVSLLRQNKIAIVPLLSNNYNGQWNGNAAFGLLKNKESRQTLIKNILAFLEEYSFQGINIDFETMPAAAGPYYYQFARELSAAMDKDGYLLTIDVNPAEFSMSIKKISEEVDLVFAMAYDEHNADGTPGCIASMGFIEKSLDWLVSNVPTSKLVLCTAGYGYNWNGGANADDLSYEQFISLANESQASVTFDPDNSDLFFKYYDDQGKLCEAHCNDAISVFNAMRTGADYGITGAAIWYLGSEDYRIWSFFKRDMSSEALDRNPFNFNLLKRIKSMYSINYDGKGELVEVISKPQDGLVSLDVDKSEFFISDESYKHLPSSYQVNRYGAGNPKKLAITFDDGPDGEYTPQILDILKKNKIHATFFVTGLNAEDNIPLLKRVYREGHEIGNHTFLHPNLEVTSDDRERIELRSTRMLLESVLGHSTMLFRTPYNTNAEPQNIFEIKPLSVAYDEGYISVASSIDPNDWQRGVCADTIVARAIAQQHLGNIILLHDSGGERSQTILALPRIIDYFKKRGYEFVTASELMGKSRDEVMPKVKRNVFMLEDINGIFFLLTFIWQHFLRGFFFVAIGLGIFRLLSLLVLAILQRRKQRRVLHSDIASSYHPSVSIIVPAFNEEVNAVRTVENLLKCSYPSFDVVFIDDGSSDSTYSVVKQAFEGNPRVKVLTKPNGGKASALNYAIGHTDSEILVCIDADTLLMPDAVEKMVPFFADSRVGAVAGNVRVGNPVNLLTRWQRIEYNTSQNFERRAFDYANAILVVPGAIGAFRHSVMEEIEGFDTDTLAEDCDLTVRILREGYAVRSCTEALSLTEAPESLKMFVKQRFRWSFGMMQSFWKHRDLLFTRRKPNMGWILLPNLLIFGFIIPLFSPLVDIMFIFGLFSKHAMAFVLSYVIFYVVELLISVVAYSFDNLKFGLKEAVLLFVQRFVYRQILFVVLVKAYLKAMKGELAIWGVLKRTGSVHASAENSK; translated from the coding sequence ATGAGCAAGCAAGTTTTTCAAAGCCATTCGGGCACACGTTGGAATAGTTTTTTATGGGCCGTACGCATCTTTTTGGTGCTGCTTGTAATTGCGGTTGTCTCCATACTCTTTTCGTTCTTCCACGGAGAGACCTACAGCATCAAGAGCCTTCGGATTAGCGAAAAGCGCATCCACGTTATCAACAAAAACCCGAAGCAGAAGAAGGTTTCCGAGTCGGAAATCAACGCCTTTATCAAGCGCCTTAAGGAGGTCCGCAAGCACCGAAAAAATGACCTGTACAAGCAGCCAGCGGCCATCCCCGGCGATGTGAAGGCGTACATGCCCGTACGTGCTGGCTTCTACGTGAACTGGGATAAGAGCTCTGCCGTTTCGCTGAAGGCCAACCTGAATAACCTTAACATGGTGATTCCCGAATGGCTCTACCTGAAAAATGCCAAGGGCGACGTGGAGATGAAGGTGGACAAGAACATTGTTAGCCTGCTGCGCCAAAACAAGATTGCCATTGTGCCGCTGCTTAGCAACAACTACAACGGGCAGTGGAACGGAAATGCTGCGTTTGGCCTCCTCAAGAACAAGGAGAGCCGCCAAACCCTGATAAAGAACATCCTCGCCTTCCTCGAGGAGTACAGCTTCCAGGGTATAAACATCGACTTCGAGACGATGCCCGCTGCTGCTGGCCCCTACTACTACCAGTTTGCCCGCGAGCTGAGCGCTGCCATGGATAAGGATGGCTACCTGCTGACCATCGACGTAAACCCGGCGGAGTTCAGCATGAGCATCAAGAAGATTAGCGAGGAGGTGGACCTGGTTTTCGCCATGGCCTACGACGAGCATAATGCCGACGGCACTCCTGGCTGTATTGCCTCGATGGGCTTCATCGAGAAGTCGCTCGACTGGCTGGTAAGCAACGTGCCCACCAGCAAGCTGGTGCTTTGTACCGCCGGGTACGGCTACAACTGGAATGGCGGGGCCAATGCCGACGACCTGTCCTACGAGCAGTTCATTTCGCTGGCCAACGAGAGCCAAGCCAGCGTGACATTCGACCCCGACAACAGCGACCTCTTCTTTAAGTACTACGACGATCAGGGAAAGCTGTGCGAGGCACACTGCAACGATGCCATAAGCGTATTTAACGCCATGCGTACGGGCGCCGACTACGGCATTACCGGCGCTGCCATCTGGTATTTGGGCAGCGAGGACTACCGCATCTGGAGCTTCTTTAAGCGCGATATGTCATCCGAAGCCCTCGACCGCAATCCGTTTAACTTCAACCTGCTTAAGCGCATCAAGTCGATGTACTCCATCAACTACGATGGCAAGGGCGAGCTGGTGGAGGTAATCAGCAAGCCGCAGGATGGCCTAGTAAGTCTTGATGTTGACAAGTCGGAGTTCTTTATCTCCGACGAGAGCTACAAGCATCTCCCCTCGTCGTACCAGGTTAACCGTTACGGTGCTGGAAACCCCAAAAAGTTGGCCATCACCTTCGACGATGGCCCCGATGGCGAGTACACCCCTCAGATACTGGACATCCTGAAGAAGAATAAGATTCATGCCACCTTCTTTGTCACCGGCCTTAATGCCGAGGATAACATTCCGCTGCTGAAGAGGGTCTACCGCGAGGGGCACGAGATTGGCAACCACACCTTCCTGCACCCCAACCTCGAGGTGACCTCCGACGACCGCGAGCGCATCGAGCTTCGCTCTACCCGCATGCTGCTGGAGAGCGTGCTGGGGCACTCTACCATGCTATTCCGCACCCCCTACAACACCAACGCGGAGCCCCAGAATATATTCGAGATTAAGCCGCTCTCGGTGGCCTACGACGAGGGCTACATCTCCGTAGCTTCGTCCATCGACCCCAACGACTGGCAGCGCGGCGTTTGTGCGGATACCATTGTGGCGCGCGCCATTGCCCAGCAGCATTTGGGTAACATCATCCTGCTCCACGATTCGGGCGGCGAGCGCTCGCAAACCATCCTGGCGCTACCCCGTATTATCGACTACTTTAAGAAGCGGGGCTACGAATTTGTTACCGCCTCCGAACTCATGGGCAAAAGCCGCGACGAGGTGATGCCCAAGGTAAAGCGAAACGTATTCATGCTGGAGGACATCAACGGCATCTTCTTCCTCCTCACCTTTATATGGCAGCACTTCCTCCGTGGCTTCTTCTTTGTGGCCATCGGCCTGGGCATTTTCCGCCTGCTCAGCTTGCTGGTGCTGGCCATTCTGCAGCGCCGCAAGCAGCGCCGCGTGCTGCATAGCGATATCGCCAGCAGCTACCACCCATCGGTAAGCATTATCGTGCCCGCCTTCAACGAGGAGGTGAATGCCGTTCGCACCGTCGAAAACCTGCTGAAGTGCAGCTACCCCAGCTTCGATGTTGTTTTTATTGACGATGGGTCGTCCGACAGCACCTACTCCGTAGTGAAGCAGGCCTTCGAGGGGAATCCCCGCGTAAAGGTGCTCACCAAGCCCAATGGCGGAAAGGCATCGGCGCTCAACTACGCCATAGGCCATACCGATAGCGAAATACTTGTCTGCATCGATGCCGACACCCTTTTAATGCCCGATGCGGTAGAAAAGATGGTGCCATTCTTTGCCGATAGCCGCGTTGGGGCCGTTGCCGGAAACGTTCGCGTGGGCAACCCCGTGAACCTGCTCACCCGCTGGCAGCGCATTGAGTACAACACCAGCCAAAACTTCGAGCGCCGGGCATTCGACTACGCCAATGCCATCCTGGTGGTGCCGGGGGCCATTGGCGCCTTCCGCCACTCGGTGATGGAGGAGATTGAAGGATTCGATACCGATACGCTTGCCGAGGATTGCGACCTTACCGTCCGCATTCTCCGTGAGGGCTACGCCGTACGCAGCTGCACCGAGGCGCTCTCGCTCACCGAGGCGCCCGAATCGCTGAAGATGTTCGTGAAGCAGCGCTTCCGCTGGTCGTTTGGCATGATGCAGAGCTTCTGGAAGCACCGCGACCTGCTCTTTACGCGCCGTAAGCCCAACATGGGGTGGATTCTGCTGCCCAACCTGCTCATCTTCGGCTTTATCATACCGTTGTTCTCGCCGCTGGTCGACATCATGTTCATCTTTGGGCTTTTCTCCAAGCATGCCATGGCGTTTGTGCTCTCGTACGTCATCTTCTACGTGGTAGAGCTGCTCATCTCGGTGGTGGCCTACAGCTTCGACAACCTGAAATTTGGGCTAAAGGAGGCGGTGCTGCTCTTCGTACAGCGCTTTGTGTACCGCCAAATACTCTTTGTGGTGCTGGTTAAGGCCTACCTTAAGGCCATGAAGGGCGAGCTGGCGATCTGGGGTGTGCTGAAGCGTACCGGCAGCGTACATGCCAGCGCGGAAAATAGCAAGTAA